In Tiliqua scincoides isolate rTilSci1 chromosome 1, rTilSci1.hap2, whole genome shotgun sequence, the following are encoded in one genomic region:
- the LRATD1 gene encoding protein LRATD1 — protein sequence MGNQLDRITHLNYSELPTGDPSGIEKDELRVGVAYFFSDEEEDLDERGQADKYSVKGSSSPAPETPTHHHHHHHPPQLVLSETQFSAFRGQECIFSKVSGDPQAGDLNVYPVTALPALGKPGDLLELLYLGPSDHPPPPPHWAVYVGSGQIIHLHQGQIRQDSLYEAAAGNVGRVVSSWYRYRPLVADLVVQNACSHLGLKSHEICWTNSESFAAWCRFGKREFKAGGELQPASGSPPLEQQYYLKIHLADNQAHTVRFQSLEDLIREKRRIDASGKLSVIEELAIVDGKE from the coding sequence ATGGGAAATCAACTAGATCGCATCACCCACCTGAATTACAGCGAGCTGCCAACCGGGGACCCCTCTGGGATCGAGAAGGACGAGCTGCGCGTAGGGGTGGCTTACTTCTTCTCGGATGAGGAGGAGGATCTGGACGAGCGAGGGCAGGCGGACAAGTACAGCGTGAAGGGCTCCAGCAGCCCGGCCCCGGAGacccccacccaccaccaccaccaccaccaccctccacaGCTGGTACTGAGCGAGACCCAGTTCTCCGCCTTCCGCGGCCAGGAATGCATCTTCTCCAAGGTGAGCGGAGACCCCCAGGCTGGAGACTTGAACGTCTACCCGGTGACAGCCCTGCCTGCCCTGGGCAAGCCGGGGGATCTGCTGGAGCTGCTCTACCTGGGTCCCTCCGACCACCCCCCGCCACCCCCACACTGGGCAGTCTATGTGGGCAGCGGGCAGATCATCCACCTGCACCAGGGCCAGATTCGCCAGGACAGCTTGTACGAGGCGGCCGCGGGCAACGTGGGCCGGGTGGTGAGTAGCTGGTACCGCTACCGCCCCTTGGTGGCAGACCTGGTGGTGCAGAACGCCTGCAGCCACCTGGGCTTAAAGAGCCACGAGATCTGCTGGACGAACTCGGAGAGCTTTGCCGCCTGGTGCCGCTTCGGCAAAAGGGAGTTCAAAGCCGGGGGCGAGCTCCAGCCAGCCTCGGGCTCGCCTCCGCTCGAGCAGCAATACTATCTCAAGATCCACCTGGCGGACAACCAGGCACACACGGTGCGCTTCCAGAGCCTGGAGGACCTAATCAGGGAGAAGCGCAGGATCGATGCCAGCGGCAAACTGAGTGTGATCGAGGAGCTGGCCATCGTGGATGGCAAAGAGTGA